The following are encoded in a window of Vespa crabro chromosome 2, iyVesCrab1.2, whole genome shotgun sequence genomic DNA:
- the LOC124432982 gene encoding splicing factor 1 isoform X1 has product MNQSRNFTSLLNPSYLQNAQQNAATANAAAAAAAAAAAVSAAIANGTPLNANNNSTTQSRKREAESDVKQEKETKEERRKRRKTRWSGSEHDKTFIPGMPTVLPTNLTPEQEKAYLFQLQIEEISRKLRTGDLGIPLNPEERSPSPEPIYSSDGKRLNTREYRTRRKLEEERHNLIQKILKINPEFKPPPDYKPPIIRVHDKVMIPQEEHPDINFVGLLIGPRGNTLKSMEKETGAKIIIRGKGSVKEGKVGRKDGQPLPGEDEPLHAYITANNLDAVKKAVERIHEIIRQGVEVPEGQNDLRRNQLRELALLNGTLRENDGPRCTNCGASDHKSWLCPDKPNVTNNIVCSSCGGAGHIARDCRSKRPGQGGPAAAGMGGMGPGGDKAKIDEEYMSLMAELGEGPPPDRSKSGQTRQPAPNPSYPGLFDRQQAPRALMAAPAHPPPQMMQGGPMMPPPGMAPPPWSQGDVNNMNGMNMQWQPPVSMPPPPGVMQPPPPPPGSTTQPNIPPLMPWMAGNNQPPPPGQMPPTQIPPPGMGIPPWQQGQQGPMRPPPPGTAPPPGFPGWQPQQMGGWPPAAPVPPPPQQQQTPAPPGIDLNTLPTLLAQPPPPPPPTS; this is encoded by the exons ATGAATCAATCACGAAATTTCACGTCGTTGTTGAATCCGAGTTATTTGCAGAATGCGCAGCAAAACGCTGCAACTGCTAACGCGGCTGCTGCAGCAGCAGCCGCAGCTGCTGCGGTGAGTGCAGCGATCGCAAACGGAACACCTCTCAACGCGAATAACAATTCTACGACGCAAAGCAGAAAGCGCGAAGCTGAGA gCGATGTTAAGcaggagaaagaaacgaaagaggaacgtaggaagaggaggaaaactAGATGGAGTGGTAGTGAACATGACAAAACCTTTATACCCGGGATGCCCACAGTTCTACCCACTAATCTGACCCCAGAACAGGAGAAAGCTTATCTCT TTCAGCTGCAAATTGAGGAAATCAGCAGGAAGCTACGTACTGGAGACCTTGGAATACCGCTTAATCCTGAGGAAAG gtCTCCATCACCAGAGCCAATATACAGTAGTGATGGTAAACGGTTAAATACAAGAGAATATCGTACAAGACGTAAATTGGAAGAAGAACGACACAATCTAATACAGAAGATTCTCAAAATAAATCCAGAATTTAAGCCACCGCCAGATTACAA GCCTCCGATAATACGTGTCCATGATAAAGTAATGATTCCACAAGAAGAACATCCCGACATAAACTTTGTTGGCTTGCTTATTGGACCACGTGGAAATACCTTGAAAT CGATGGAAAAGGAAACTGGCGCAAAGATTATTATTCGTGGTAAAGGTTCTGTAAAAGAAGGCAAAGTAGGTAGAAAAGATGGACAACCTTTACCTGGAGAAGATGAACCATTACATGCTTATATAACGGCAAATAATTTAGATGCCGTAAAGAAGGCTGTTGAAAGA atCCACGAGATTATAAGACAAGGTGTAGAAGTTCCTGAAGGTCAAAATGATTTACGACGTAATCAATTGAGAGAGTTAGCATTACTTAACGGAACATTGCGTGAAAACGATGGTCCTCGATGTACGAATTGTGGAGCATCCGATCATAAATCATGGCTT TGTCCAGACAAACCAAATGTTACCAATAATATAGTATGTTCGAGTTGTGGAGGAGCTGGACACATTGCACGAGATTGTAGATCTAAACGTCCTGGCCAAGGTGGTCCTGCAGCTGCAGGAATGGGAGGAATGGGACCTGGTGGAGATAAGGCAAAGATAGACGAAGAATATATGTCTCTTATGGCAGAATTGGGTGAGGGCCCACCACCGGATAGATCAAAGTCTGGTCAAACTAGACAACCCGCACCAAATCCAAGTTATCCTGGACTTTTCGATAG GCAACAGGCACCTCGTGCCTTGATGGCTGCTCCGGCACATCCACCACCTCAAATGATGCAAGGTGGACCTATGATGCCACCGCCGGGCATGGCTCCGCCGCCGTGGAGCCAAGGCGACGTAAATAACATGAACGGTATGAACATGCAATGGCAACCACCAGTTAGTATGCCACCACCACCAGGTGTCATGCAACCACCTCCGCCACCTCCTGGATCTACCACTCAGCCAAATATCCCTCCCTTGATGCCTTGGATGGCTGGGAACAATCAGCCACCTCCACCAGGACAGATGCCACCAACGCAAATTCCACCCCCTGGAATGGGTATTCCACCGTGGCAACAAGGGCAGCAAGGACCGATGCGTCCACCCCCTCCAGGAACGGCACCACCTCCAGGATTTCCAGGATGGCAACCTCAACAAATGGGTGGCTGGCCTCCGGCAGCTCCCGTTCCACCTCCACCACAGCAACAACAAACTCCTGCTCCGCCAGGAATCGATTTGAATACGTTACCTACCTTATTGGctcaaccaccaccacctccgccGCCCACTAGTTAG
- the LOC124432982 gene encoding splicing factor 1 isoform X2: MFVGDVKQEKETKEERRKRRKTRWSGSEHDKTFIPGMPTVLPTNLTPEQEKAYLFQLQIEEISRKLRTGDLGIPLNPEERSPSPEPIYSSDGKRLNTREYRTRRKLEEERHNLIQKILKINPEFKPPPDYKPPIIRVHDKVMIPQEEHPDINFVGLLIGPRGNTLKSMEKETGAKIIIRGKGSVKEGKVGRKDGQPLPGEDEPLHAYITANNLDAVKKAVERIHEIIRQGVEVPEGQNDLRRNQLRELALLNGTLRENDGPRCTNCGASDHKSWLCPDKPNVTNNIVCSSCGGAGHIARDCRSKRPGQGGPAAAGMGGMGPGGDKAKIDEEYMSLMAELGEGPPPDRSKSGQTRQPAPNPSYPGLFDRQQAPRALMAAPAHPPPQMMQGGPMMPPPGMAPPPWSQGDVNNMNGMNMQWQPPVSMPPPPGVMQPPPPPPGSTTQPNIPPLMPWMAGNNQPPPPGQMPPTQIPPPGMGIPPWQQGQQGPMRPPPPGTAPPPGFPGWQPQQMGGWPPAAPVPPPPQQQQTPAPPGIDLNTLPTLLAQPPPPPPPTS; encoded by the exons ATGTTCGTTG gCGATGTTAAGcaggagaaagaaacgaaagaggaacgtaggaagaggaggaaaactAGATGGAGTGGTAGTGAACATGACAAAACCTTTATACCCGGGATGCCCACAGTTCTACCCACTAATCTGACCCCAGAACAGGAGAAAGCTTATCTCT TTCAGCTGCAAATTGAGGAAATCAGCAGGAAGCTACGTACTGGAGACCTTGGAATACCGCTTAATCCTGAGGAAAG gtCTCCATCACCAGAGCCAATATACAGTAGTGATGGTAAACGGTTAAATACAAGAGAATATCGTACAAGACGTAAATTGGAAGAAGAACGACACAATCTAATACAGAAGATTCTCAAAATAAATCCAGAATTTAAGCCACCGCCAGATTACAA GCCTCCGATAATACGTGTCCATGATAAAGTAATGATTCCACAAGAAGAACATCCCGACATAAACTTTGTTGGCTTGCTTATTGGACCACGTGGAAATACCTTGAAAT CGATGGAAAAGGAAACTGGCGCAAAGATTATTATTCGTGGTAAAGGTTCTGTAAAAGAAGGCAAAGTAGGTAGAAAAGATGGACAACCTTTACCTGGAGAAGATGAACCATTACATGCTTATATAACGGCAAATAATTTAGATGCCGTAAAGAAGGCTGTTGAAAGA atCCACGAGATTATAAGACAAGGTGTAGAAGTTCCTGAAGGTCAAAATGATTTACGACGTAATCAATTGAGAGAGTTAGCATTACTTAACGGAACATTGCGTGAAAACGATGGTCCTCGATGTACGAATTGTGGAGCATCCGATCATAAATCATGGCTT TGTCCAGACAAACCAAATGTTACCAATAATATAGTATGTTCGAGTTGTGGAGGAGCTGGACACATTGCACGAGATTGTAGATCTAAACGTCCTGGCCAAGGTGGTCCTGCAGCTGCAGGAATGGGAGGAATGGGACCTGGTGGAGATAAGGCAAAGATAGACGAAGAATATATGTCTCTTATGGCAGAATTGGGTGAGGGCCCACCACCGGATAGATCAAAGTCTGGTCAAACTAGACAACCCGCACCAAATCCAAGTTATCCTGGACTTTTCGATAG GCAACAGGCACCTCGTGCCTTGATGGCTGCTCCGGCACATCCACCACCTCAAATGATGCAAGGTGGACCTATGATGCCACCGCCGGGCATGGCTCCGCCGCCGTGGAGCCAAGGCGACGTAAATAACATGAACGGTATGAACATGCAATGGCAACCACCAGTTAGTATGCCACCACCACCAGGTGTCATGCAACCACCTCCGCCACCTCCTGGATCTACCACTCAGCCAAATATCCCTCCCTTGATGCCTTGGATGGCTGGGAACAATCAGCCACCTCCACCAGGACAGATGCCACCAACGCAAATTCCACCCCCTGGAATGGGTATTCCACCGTGGCAACAAGGGCAGCAAGGACCGATGCGTCCACCCCCTCCAGGAACGGCACCACCTCCAGGATTTCCAGGATGGCAACCTCAACAAATGGGTGGCTGGCCTCCGGCAGCTCCCGTTCCACCTCCACCACAGCAACAACAAACTCCTGCTCCGCCAGGAATCGATTTGAATACGTTACCTACCTTATTGGctcaaccaccaccacctccgccGCCCACTAGTTAG
- the LOC124432982 gene encoding splicing factor 1 isoform X3: MPTVLPTNLTPEQEKAYLFQLQIEEISRKLRTGDLGIPLNPEERSPSPEPIYSSDGKRLNTREYRTRRKLEEERHNLIQKILKINPEFKPPPDYKPPIIRVHDKVMIPQEEHPDINFVGLLIGPRGNTLKSMEKETGAKIIIRGKGSVKEGKVGRKDGQPLPGEDEPLHAYITANNLDAVKKAVERIHEIIRQGVEVPEGQNDLRRNQLRELALLNGTLRENDGPRCTNCGASDHKSWLCPDKPNVTNNIVCSSCGGAGHIARDCRSKRPGQGGPAAAGMGGMGPGGDKAKIDEEYMSLMAELGEGPPPDRSKSGQTRQPAPNPSYPGLFDRQQAPRALMAAPAHPPPQMMQGGPMMPPPGMAPPPWSQGDVNNMNGMNMQWQPPVSMPPPPGVMQPPPPPPGSTTQPNIPPLMPWMAGNNQPPPPGQMPPTQIPPPGMGIPPWQQGQQGPMRPPPPGTAPPPGFPGWQPQQMGGWPPAAPVPPPPQQQQTPAPPGIDLNTLPTLLAQPPPPPPPTS; this comes from the exons ATGCCCACAGTTCTACCCACTAATCTGACCCCAGAACAGGAGAAAGCTTATCTCT TTCAGCTGCAAATTGAGGAAATCAGCAGGAAGCTACGTACTGGAGACCTTGGAATACCGCTTAATCCTGAGGAAAG gtCTCCATCACCAGAGCCAATATACAGTAGTGATGGTAAACGGTTAAATACAAGAGAATATCGTACAAGACGTAAATTGGAAGAAGAACGACACAATCTAATACAGAAGATTCTCAAAATAAATCCAGAATTTAAGCCACCGCCAGATTACAA GCCTCCGATAATACGTGTCCATGATAAAGTAATGATTCCACAAGAAGAACATCCCGACATAAACTTTGTTGGCTTGCTTATTGGACCACGTGGAAATACCTTGAAAT CGATGGAAAAGGAAACTGGCGCAAAGATTATTATTCGTGGTAAAGGTTCTGTAAAAGAAGGCAAAGTAGGTAGAAAAGATGGACAACCTTTACCTGGAGAAGATGAACCATTACATGCTTATATAACGGCAAATAATTTAGATGCCGTAAAGAAGGCTGTTGAAAGA atCCACGAGATTATAAGACAAGGTGTAGAAGTTCCTGAAGGTCAAAATGATTTACGACGTAATCAATTGAGAGAGTTAGCATTACTTAACGGAACATTGCGTGAAAACGATGGTCCTCGATGTACGAATTGTGGAGCATCCGATCATAAATCATGGCTT TGTCCAGACAAACCAAATGTTACCAATAATATAGTATGTTCGAGTTGTGGAGGAGCTGGACACATTGCACGAGATTGTAGATCTAAACGTCCTGGCCAAGGTGGTCCTGCAGCTGCAGGAATGGGAGGAATGGGACCTGGTGGAGATAAGGCAAAGATAGACGAAGAATATATGTCTCTTATGGCAGAATTGGGTGAGGGCCCACCACCGGATAGATCAAAGTCTGGTCAAACTAGACAACCCGCACCAAATCCAAGTTATCCTGGACTTTTCGATAG GCAACAGGCACCTCGTGCCTTGATGGCTGCTCCGGCACATCCACCACCTCAAATGATGCAAGGTGGACCTATGATGCCACCGCCGGGCATGGCTCCGCCGCCGTGGAGCCAAGGCGACGTAAATAACATGAACGGTATGAACATGCAATGGCAACCACCAGTTAGTATGCCACCACCACCAGGTGTCATGCAACCACCTCCGCCACCTCCTGGATCTACCACTCAGCCAAATATCCCTCCCTTGATGCCTTGGATGGCTGGGAACAATCAGCCACCTCCACCAGGACAGATGCCACCAACGCAAATTCCACCCCCTGGAATGGGTATTCCACCGTGGCAACAAGGGCAGCAAGGACCGATGCGTCCACCCCCTCCAGGAACGGCACCACCTCCAGGATTTCCAGGATGGCAACCTCAACAAATGGGTGGCTGGCCTCCGGCAGCTCCCGTTCCACCTCCACCACAGCAACAACAAACTCCTGCTCCGCCAGGAATCGATTTGAATACGTTACCTACCTTATTGGctcaaccaccaccacctccgccGCCCACTAGTTAG
- the LOC124432982 gene encoding splicing factor 1 isoform X4, whose translation MSGGTPMKLKKRNVRWSPSPEPIYSSDGKRLNTREYRTRRKLEEERHNLIQKILKINPEFKPPPDYKPPIIRVHDKVMIPQEEHPDINFVGLLIGPRGNTLKSMEKETGAKIIIRGKGSVKEGKVGRKDGQPLPGEDEPLHAYITANNLDAVKKAVERIHEIIRQGVEVPEGQNDLRRNQLRELALLNGTLRENDGPRCTNCGASDHKSWLCPDKPNVTNNIVCSSCGGAGHIARDCRSKRPGQGGPAAAGMGGMGPGGDKAKIDEEYMSLMAELGEGPPPDRSKSGQTRQPAPNPSYPGLFDRQQAPRALMAAPAHPPPQMMQGGPMMPPPGMAPPPWSQGDVNNMNGMNMQWQPPVSMPPPPGVMQPPPPPPGSTTQPNIPPLMPWMAGNNQPPPPGQMPPTQIPPPGMGIPPWQQGQQGPMRPPPPGTAPPPGFPGWQPQQMGGWPPAAPVPPPPQQQQTPAPPGIDLNTLPTLLAQPPPPPPPTS comes from the exons ATGTCTGGTGGTACGCCCATGAAGTTGAAGAAACGAAATGTTCGTTG gtCTCCATCACCAGAGCCAATATACAGTAGTGATGGTAAACGGTTAAATACAAGAGAATATCGTACAAGACGTAAATTGGAAGAAGAACGACACAATCTAATACAGAAGATTCTCAAAATAAATCCAGAATTTAAGCCACCGCCAGATTACAA GCCTCCGATAATACGTGTCCATGATAAAGTAATGATTCCACAAGAAGAACATCCCGACATAAACTTTGTTGGCTTGCTTATTGGACCACGTGGAAATACCTTGAAAT CGATGGAAAAGGAAACTGGCGCAAAGATTATTATTCGTGGTAAAGGTTCTGTAAAAGAAGGCAAAGTAGGTAGAAAAGATGGACAACCTTTACCTGGAGAAGATGAACCATTACATGCTTATATAACGGCAAATAATTTAGATGCCGTAAAGAAGGCTGTTGAAAGA atCCACGAGATTATAAGACAAGGTGTAGAAGTTCCTGAAGGTCAAAATGATTTACGACGTAATCAATTGAGAGAGTTAGCATTACTTAACGGAACATTGCGTGAAAACGATGGTCCTCGATGTACGAATTGTGGAGCATCCGATCATAAATCATGGCTT TGTCCAGACAAACCAAATGTTACCAATAATATAGTATGTTCGAGTTGTGGAGGAGCTGGACACATTGCACGAGATTGTAGATCTAAACGTCCTGGCCAAGGTGGTCCTGCAGCTGCAGGAATGGGAGGAATGGGACCTGGTGGAGATAAGGCAAAGATAGACGAAGAATATATGTCTCTTATGGCAGAATTGGGTGAGGGCCCACCACCGGATAGATCAAAGTCTGGTCAAACTAGACAACCCGCACCAAATCCAAGTTATCCTGGACTTTTCGATAG GCAACAGGCACCTCGTGCCTTGATGGCTGCTCCGGCACATCCACCACCTCAAATGATGCAAGGTGGACCTATGATGCCACCGCCGGGCATGGCTCCGCCGCCGTGGAGCCAAGGCGACGTAAATAACATGAACGGTATGAACATGCAATGGCAACCACCAGTTAGTATGCCACCACCACCAGGTGTCATGCAACCACCTCCGCCACCTCCTGGATCTACCACTCAGCCAAATATCCCTCCCTTGATGCCTTGGATGGCTGGGAACAATCAGCCACCTCCACCAGGACAGATGCCACCAACGCAAATTCCACCCCCTGGAATGGGTATTCCACCGTGGCAACAAGGGCAGCAAGGACCGATGCGTCCACCCCCTCCAGGAACGGCACCACCTCCAGGATTTCCAGGATGGCAACCTCAACAAATGGGTGGCTGGCCTCCGGCAGCTCCCGTTCCACCTCCACCACAGCAACAACAAACTCCTGCTCCGCCAGGAATCGATTTGAATACGTTACCTACCTTATTGGctcaaccaccaccacctccgccGCCCACTAGTTAG